The Streptococcus viridans genome contains the following window.
TCTCCCTCGATAGTTTTGAAATTTTAGAATATGGTATAGGCGAAGTAGCATACTACTAGTTGTAGTCGATAACAAGAGAAGCACTAGAAGATGGAGCAGGATATGGTTGAGAAAGAATGGCGTTTTTATTCATCAGAGGATGATAGGGAGTGGGTGATTTTATCAGATCGTGATAGAGCTGAAACAAAAGAGGATATCCACTCTGTTAATCAGAAAGAATCCGTCATGCGAATGTATCGAAGACCGGGGGACTTTATCTCGGTGTCTTTGCTGTCTGCTTCTTATGAGATAGACGATGTAACAGGGAAACTTGGACAAGAGCGAGATTTCTATTTAAAAATTGAATGCCTGCAAGATGGATGGGCCAGTATTAGTTCTCAAGTCTATAAAAAAGAGGAAGCAGTAACCTTAGCAAGCCTCTTTATGGGACTCAGAAAAGATGCGGCTATCAAGCTTTGGAAGTTAAAAAAATTGGGTGAAAAGAATCTAGGAGATCGGATAGAAAAATGACAGTTACTATTGATGAATTAGTCAAGGAGCAAGGCTTTTGTCTGGTATATACAGAGGAGAAACCATTTAGTCTGGATGATGTCCGTTTCAACCTTTTGGCATATTTAGAGGATTATTCTAAAATGGGATTTTCTTTTTTCAAAGTAGCTACTGATCTAGTAAAACTAAGGAAAGAGCAAGAGAGTTATAGGCTTTTTGGCCAGTGTTTTTTAGGTGCTTTTGTGATTGGAGAAGAGGAGCAAATCTTTTTACTTTGCAATCAAGAAGGAAGGGAAGTTTTTCAAGAATCGAGGGTTTATGTCAATTCTTCCTTACATACTTTTGTTTCCTCTTATTCGCTCTTTCTATCAAGCATCTTTCTTTTGAAAGCAAAGTTTTATGAGATTGAGCAAGATGAAGTCGAAGAGATTGCAGCAAACTTGAAGAATCAAGTACTTGCCTTAGAAGCTCCCCTTGAACAAGAATTGCCCTTCTGGGAGCACATGGCCTATTTGATAGAAGACGATGGAATCGTTCTAAGAGATGATCTCTTACATATCTTAAATAAAGAACAGTAGGAATAGAATTAAATTAATTATGGAGAAAAAATTGCCCCAGATAAAGATTCGTGAGTGGAATGAAAAGCCAAGAACAAAACTTCGATTTATTAAAATTGGTGATATTTTTTGCTATCAATTTTCGGAGGAAATGTTTGTATTTGGTCAAATCCTTGGAAAAGTGAATGTTGGTCATGTCATCCAATTTTTCGATATCTTTCAAGCAAGTCCTACTATAACAGTTGAGGAGCTAAGTCGTGCTCAATTTATAGGTAAGCCCATCATTATAGATTCCTACACCTTGTTTGATCGAAGTCCAGTATGGTCTTGGCAGATAATTGGTCACCAAGTGGATTTTGATTCAAGCCCTTTTAAGGATTTAGCCTTTAAATGGGGAGACCCAAATGGTCCTCAATTTGGGAAGGTCTGGCTAGATGGTAGGACAGAACCTAAGATTTTTTCTAGGGAAGAAGTTGAGGACCTAGACTGGGAAGCCTGTGTCGGAAGTATAGTTTATAACAGAATATTGGAAGAAGAATTGGACAAGCAAATGAAATAAAGGAGTTTGAGATGGACTATGTAGATGAGTTAATTTCAGGACGTACGCCTTTGGTAAAAAAAGCAGCGAAAAAAATTTTAAAGGGTAAATTAAAAGGATATGGACCATTTTTGCATCAAGCCTTGGAAGGCGAGATGGAAAAACCTAAATCATGGGAATCACAAATGTACTTGCTCTACGCCATAGCCGCAACGGATTGCACAGAGGAAATTCCCTATCTCAAGTCGTTGCTGCTGAGAGATATTCCAAACCCTGTAACCTACCGCTCTCTAGCAGTAGCGATTGCTTATCTAGAAAATTCAGAAACAGAGAACTTGTCTTTCGTTTATGAGTCCTTGGAATCGAATAATTTCTCGCAAGTTGCGGGTGCTTGTGCTGCTATTTATATGAAAAAGATAGCACTTAAAGATGATGATTTTAACAAAATTATGTCTTATGTAACTCAGCCTAAATATCTTGAGCATATTGGTCAAGTCACAAATCCATTTTTATTTATTTTAGCTGCATCTTATCTATATCCAGAACAGAATCGCCAGAAAATTGTAGACTTTTCCCGTCAGTTCGATATATCTATCGTTAAGGATATAATCAATGACGTTACAAAAGGAAAGGACGGCAGGAGGGTCAGTTTATTCTAAAATCTCCTTAAAGATCGAAACAATAACTCTTAAAAACAAGACTTTTATTCATTTTTAAAAAAGGAGTTCATATTGTGAAATGGTTTGAAAAAGCAGTGGGCAGGGAAAAGATTATTCATCTGTTTGATGGTGATTTGGAATTGAAGAATGTATTTCTTGATACTGTATTATGTTACGATTACAAATTAGATCTTGTCCTTTATTTATTTGATTTGCCAACGAATTTCCCTGAAAAGTGGCAGAAAAGTGCATTTAATGCTATAAAAATTAATTTAGAGTTTTTTAATTTAGATGAAATCCATTTTTATTCTAAGGGGATTCATAAGGTGAATGGTCAACTGAAACTGCTCTTTTTAGAAAAGAAGGTTGAATTCAATTTTATAAACCAAAATGATGTGATGTTATCAGGATCTTCTGACCTTATTAGAATTGCTGAGATTGGTCCTGTGAAGATTGATACTTAAAGATGTATTCCTAGCTTATTTGCGGAGATTCTGGATGATCAAACAATCCTCCATTGCTAGGAGGGACACCACGACTATGGGAAAATGGTCAAGAAAGGGAAATCTCTTTTGAGGAGAGTAAACAGTATGTATCCTAAAGGAGTTGGAATGCCTAACAGGTAGACAACCGAATCATTACATATTTAAAAAACTACAAACAACAGACCTTGACCTAAGGCTAAACCTTTCTACAAGAAAAAAACTACGAGACCACGAATATGAAGTTACAGTATTTTGAATTAGATAAGCCCTATGTGGAAAATCAACAGAGGATTGAGGAGCTGAAGGACTCAGCTACGCTAACTTACGAGGAAGCTAGAATTAAGGACTATCGACAGAATTGGAAAGACCTACGAAGAGCGTTCGTATATGAATCCAAATGTATGACCTCTATGGTAGAAAGGCTTTTCAAACCAGTTGTGAATACGGATTGTTGGAAAATCATCGTAGAATGTGTAGATACGATTAGCAATCCATCTATCATGAACCTACTTGGTGTCTATACTGTTCAGGTCTTATTTGATTTTTCTAGCTATAAAACCTTGAGTCCATTGGAACAGAAAAAGCTGCTCTTAGAGGCCTTGGTAAAAGGGGTAAAGCGCGTGTTTCAGGAGCTCTCCATTCCTTGCTCCTTGATAGAGGATGTAGTCAATGAAATAGAGAAAAACGATTACGAAAATAGCTGGGAGTGGAAAAGGAAGAAGATCCAATCCACGATCTTTTCCATTCAAGTGGAGCATCAGCTTGATAAGGTGGATTTGTTTTGGAAGATAGAGCACAAGGACAAGAGCATCCGTCAGTTGATTCAAACCTACCCTGCTCACGAGATGGATTATGGGGCTAAGCTTGGTAGACTGGAAGTGAAAGGGAACTTCCTTTATCTGTTGGATAAACAGAATGAGGTTGTGAGTAGAATTTCTGTTTTAGAATGATGGAGCAAGAACAATGAGTGACGTAAAAAAGAAATTATCCTTATTAAAAGTTGAAAGACGAATCAAGAATTTGAAGGGAATAAAGGATGTTCATTTTCTGACCGATAAAACTAAAGAAATTGATTGGTATGCTGGGGAGTTGAATCCTATAGACTCTCCGATTCCTTGCCTTTATGAGTTTCCTGCCGACCTTACTACTAAAGATCTAAGTAGGTCAATTCAAAGTCTAGTTGGCAATAGCAGTCGGTTTATCCTAGTTTTTTGGGAGTTTTCACCAGTTTACGTCTTGTTTCAAATGGAGTCTTTGGATGACTTTTTGCCCTCTTATTCTACTGAATTTTCTACCAGAGACCTGACACTTTTCTTTCAAGACCAGGAAAAAGTACTGGATCTCCATTTAGCGGAGGATAAAGTAGAAGTGAGAGTCTTGGAGAATAAGGCTAAGAACCGGTAGATTCTATAAATTGAAAATGAACATAGAATTAGTCGATGAAAGAGGCAAAGAGGAAAGAATGCCATTCTTGGAGAGACAAATGGTAAAGGTGGTTCTAATGTGTGAAAAAGAATATTATTATTATGGCAATAGTGAGTTTATGACAGGCCTAGGAGTTATTTATACAGAGTTTACTGGTCAGCGTGCAAGTCGACAAATTAACGTTTTGAATGGGCACTCTTATGCTTCCTCTTGCCTACAGGATTATGTTCCAGAAGTAGGGTTTCTACTCTATGATGGTCGAAAAGATGAGTTGGATTTATCAGACTCCATCAAGATTAGTCAAGAGGAATTTGAACGAATTTGGGCTCAGACTGTCGCTAGCGGTCAGAATGATGCGTAATTGTCAGTTGAAAATAGCCAAATATAATCCAAAAAATGTGAGAGGAATCCAATAATGATACTCAATTTGTTGAAGGAATTCGTAGAAGTCTATCATAGAAACAAGGGCTTAGGAGAGCTTGTATTTACTAGTGACTGTCTTCATGTCGAAAAGCCAGATTTGTCTGGTCAACTAAAAGACTTTTACCAGCATTTAGACTTTGATGAAGAAGCTTATTTTAGAGGAGCTCCCTATGATCTTGCTCTAATTCCTCTCCCTCTATGTGAAGCTGCATCAGAAGGATGGCAGGATCCTAGCTGGAAAGAGAGTTATGTGATTTTTGCCCACATGATGGGCGATGAGCCAATCTTTTGTGATCTAACTAGCGAGCTTAGTCCTGTATTTGGCAAGATTCCTGGGAATTCCAAGCTCTATAGCTTAAGCCCCTCTTTATCTACTTTCTTGTTTACCTATAGTCAGATGAAAAAGC
Protein-coding sequences here:
- a CDS encoding Imm26 family immunity protein is translated as MEKKLPQIKIREWNEKPRTKLRFIKIGDIFCYQFSEEMFVFGQILGKVNVGHVIQFFDIFQASPTITVEELSRAQFIGKPIIIDSYTLFDRSPVWSWQIIGHQVDFDSSPFKDLAFKWGDPNGPQFGKVWLDGRTEPKIFSREEVEDLDWEACVGSIVYNRILEEELDKQMK
- a CDS encoding Imm50 family immunity protein; the encoded protein is MKWFEKAVGREKIIHLFDGDLELKNVFLDTVLCYDYKLDLVLYLFDLPTNFPEKWQKSAFNAIKINLEFFNLDEIHFYSKGIHKVNGQLKLLFLEKKVEFNFINQNDVMLSGSSDLIRIAEIGPVKIDT
- a CDS encoding immunity protein; translation: MTVTIDELVKEQGFCLVYTEEKPFSLDDVRFNLLAYLEDYSKMGFSFFKVATDLVKLRKEQESYRLFGQCFLGAFVIGEEEQIFLLCNQEGREVFQESRVYVNSSLHTFVSSYSLFLSSIFLLKAKFYEIEQDEVEEIAANLKNQVLALEAPLEQELPFWEHMAYLIEDDGIVLRDDLLHILNKEQ